The following coding sequences lie in one Lolium perenne isolate Kyuss_39 chromosome 2, Kyuss_2.0, whole genome shotgun sequence genomic window:
- the LOC127328681 gene encoding uncharacterized protein, which yields MLWGIRYIVCPSDQSHSRSHRQKEKKKISVSNSQRNYKINRSSQASTQAKKAQRSSQTPTTTAMSPSPLAILLLLAVAAPLAYGACEGEASLKGVANDVLLEYGLPKGLLPDSVVSYTFINATGDFKIELASSCYIWFGDHYTYFDKHLSGTISQGTIYNLSGIQAKKLFIWVYITSMVARPERGMIEFHAGFITEDVPMSLFQKVPVCSNGVGDQLRGAAGVMNLLPVAEV from the coding sequence ATGTTATGGGGAATAAGGTATATCGTTTGCCCATCGGATCAATCACACTCCAGATCCCATcgacaaaaagagaaaaaaaaaatctcGGTGTCCAACAGCCAACGCAACTATAAAATCAACCGAAGTTCCCAAGCAAGTACCCAAGCAAAGAAAGCACAAAGAAGCTCCCAAACCCCAACGACGACGGCCATGTCTCCCTCTCCCCTagccatcctcctcctcctcgccgtggCCGCGCCGCTCGCCTATGGGGCCTGCGAAGGCGAAGCCTCGCTGAAGGGCGTGGCGAATGACGTCCTCTTGGAGTACGGGCTCCCCAAGGGCCTCCTCCCGGACTCCGTCGTCTCCTACACCTTCATCAACGCCACCGGCGACTTCAAGATCGAGCTCGCAAGCTCCTGCTACATCTGGTTCGGCGACCACTACACCTACTTCGACAAGCACCTCAGCGGCACCATCTCCCAGGGCACCATCTACAACCTCTCCGGCATCCAGGCCAAGAAGCTCTTCATCTGGGTCTACATCACCAGCATGGTCGCGCGCCCGGAGAGGGGCATGATCGAGTTCCACGCCGGGTTCATCACCGAGGACGTGCCCATGTCGCTTTTCCAGAAGGTGCCCGTCTGCAGCAACGGAGTCGGCGACCAGCTCCGCGGCGCCGCCGGGGTGATGAACCTGCTCCCCGTCGCCGAGGTGTGA